A stretch of the Clostridiales bacterium genome encodes the following:
- the ruvC gene encoding crossover junction endodeoxyribonuclease RuvC, translating to MIVLGIDPGYALMGWGVVESEGSRMKLINYGCIETKAGVPMQNRLRTLQLGVRDLLNIYRPDDVAFEELFFARNVTTALMVGAARGAAIIAAAEYTENLYEYTPMQIKQAITGYGKADKKQIQQMVKLLLKMDEIPKPDDAADAIACAITHCQAGIAKTQFLMK from the coding sequence TTGATCGTTCTGGGCATCGATCCGGGCTATGCCCTGATGGGCTGGGGCGTCGTCGAATCCGAGGGCAGCCGGATGAAGCTGATCAACTACGGCTGCATTGAAACCAAGGCCGGCGTACCGATGCAGAACCGCCTCCGCACGCTCCAGCTGGGCGTGCGGGACCTGTTGAATATCTACCGCCCGGATGACGTCGCGTTTGAGGAGCTCTTCTTCGCCCGGAACGTCACCACCGCGCTGATGGTCGGCGCCGCCCGCGGCGCGGCGATCATCGCTGCCGCCGAATATACGGAAAACCTTTACGAATACACCCCGATGCAGATCAAACAGGCCATCACCGGATACGGAAAGGCCGATAAAAAGCAGATCCAGCAGATGGTCAAGCTCCTGCTGAAAATGGACGAAATCCCGAAGCCGGATGACGCGGCCGACGCGATCGCCTGCGCGATCACACACTGCCAGGCCGGCATCGCGAAAACCCAGTTCCTGATGAAATAA
- a CDS encoding mannitol dehydrogenase family protein has protein sequence MHLTDEGLINKKEWEKHGVRLPEYDRAAMRRKTLEAPVWVHFGAGNIFRGFIAGLQQRLLDAGLTDRGIIAAETFDDEIIDRIYKPFDSLTLMVSLRPDGGTDREVIASLAEGVKAGPSFPEDWDRLKAYFASPSLQMASYTITEKGYSLRDMKGELLGAAKADMENGPAQARHAMAVTAALMLHRYQNGAAPMALVSMDNCSHNGEKLRASVMEIAEAWVKNGFADEGFLAWISDEEKVSFPWSMIDKITPRPAESITRTLTDEGFADMAPIQTAKHTYIAPFVNAEIPQYLVVEDRFPNGRPALEKAGVYMTDRDTVNKTERMKVTTCLNPLHTALAVYGCLLGYTLIADEMKDPDLKHLVERIGYTEGLPVVTDPGIIRPEAFLKEVLEQRLPNPFMPDTPQRIACDTSQKVPIRFGETVKSRMKDGTADILEGIPLAIAAWLRYLLAVDDNGQPIPVSPDPLQADLQAELSGVRFGEPETAEGALKPILSNPVIFAVNLYETPLAEKIERNFREMLVPGGVRASLKKI, from the coding sequence ATGCATCTGACGGATGAAGGACTCATCAATAAGAAGGAATGGGAAAAACACGGGGTCCGGCTCCCGGAATACGACCGCGCGGCAATGCGGCGGAAGACGCTGGAGGCGCCGGTATGGGTGCACTTCGGCGCGGGCAACATCTTCCGCGGGTTCATCGCGGGGCTGCAGCAGCGCCTGCTGGACGCGGGCCTCACAGACCGGGGCATCATCGCGGCGGAAACCTTTGACGACGAGATTATCGACCGGATCTACAAGCCGTTTGATTCCCTCACCCTGATGGTCTCCCTGCGGCCGGACGGCGGCACGGACCGTGAGGTGATTGCCTCCCTGGCGGAGGGTGTGAAGGCAGGTCCGTCCTTCCCGGAGGACTGGGACCGGCTGAAGGCGTATTTCGCTTCCCCCTCCCTGCAGATGGCTTCCTATACGATTACGGAAAAGGGATATTCCCTGCGCGATATGAAGGGCGAGCTGCTGGGCGCCGCGAAGGCGGACATGGAAAACGGCCCGGCGCAGGCGCGCCACGCGATGGCGGTTACCGCAGCCCTGATGCTGCACCGGTACCAGAACGGCGCGGCGCCGATGGCCCTGGTGAGCATGGACAACTGCAGCCACAACGGCGAAAAGCTGCGCGCCTCCGTGATGGAGATCGCCGAAGCCTGGGTGAAGAACGGCTTTGCCGATGAGGGCTTCCTTGCCTGGATCAGCGATGAGGAAAAGGTTTCCTTCCCCTGGTCCATGATTGACAAGATCACCCCCCGCCCCGCGGAGTCCATCACCCGGACGCTGACAGATGAGGGATTCGCGGACATGGCACCCATCCAGACGGCGAAACATACCTACATCGCGCCGTTTGTGAACGCGGAGATTCCGCAGTACCTGGTAGTGGAGGACCGCTTCCCGAACGGCCGTCCGGCGCTGGAAAAGGCCGGCGTCTACATGACCGACCGGGATACCGTCAACAAGACGGAGCGCATGAAGGTTACCACCTGCCTGAACCCGCTGCACACGGCCCTGGCGGTATACGGCTGCCTGCTGGGCTATACCCTGATCGCCGATGAGATGAAGGATCCGGACCTGAAGCACCTGGTGGAGCGCATTGGCTACACCGAAGGCCTGCCTGTGGTCACCGATCCCGGAATCATCCGGCCGGAAGCCTTCCTGAAGGAAGTGCTCGAGCAGCGGCTGCCCAATCCCTTCATGCCCGACACCCCGCAGCGCATCGCCTGCGACACGAGCCAGAAGGTGCCGATCCGCTTCGGCGAAACGGTCAAGAGCCGCATGAAGGACGGCACGGCGGATATCCTCGAAGGCATCCCGCTGGCGATCGCGGCCTGGCTGCGGTACCTGCTGGCGGTGGACGACAACGGCCAGCCGATCCCGGTATCCCCGGATCCGCTGCAGGCGGACCTGCAGGCGGAGCTTTCCGGCGTCCGCTTCGGAGAACCGGAGACTGCGGAAGGCGCGCTGAAACCCATCCTCTCCAATCCCGTGATTTTCGCGGTGAACCTGTATGAAACGCCGCTGGCGGAGAAGATCGAGCGGAACTTCCGCGAGATGCTGGTTCCCGGCGGAGTCCGGGCTTCCCTGAAAAAGATCTGA